A section of the Lycium ferocissimum isolate CSIRO_LF1 unplaced genomic scaffold, AGI_CSIRO_Lferr_CH_V1 ctg8100, whole genome shotgun sequence genome encodes:
- the LOC132045825 gene encoding LOW QUALITY PROTEIN: receptor-like protein EIX1 (The sequence of the model RefSeq protein was modified relative to this genomic sequence to represent the inferred CDS: deleted 1 base in 1 codon), translating to MDTKPQYKPIYLLLICLSILILHQSFAFGSISRGDHAKVLCIAKEREALLEIKRGLTDEQNILSSWGNEEDNEECCSWWGVKCSNTSGHIRALNLCGNRDTYLTGKISTSLVKLQYLKYLDLSSNNFSGQIPNFIGYLKRLEYLNLSSSVSRFTSLIPPKYLNHSSMLGRVIGEIPLSRFSRFTGLIPPQLQNLTHLRALDLGGNLLTVKSLEWLPHLVYLEYLDLSKSNVQAKNWLKEISKLPNLRELHLSSCELPIFIPSSVVLANISSSRLSILDISDNEYSSPATYSWLFNFTSLTSLDLSYNDLGQLASGFGYMKSLEHLKFSGRHFLGLHIGVGIEGRIPESFGNLRHLCSLDATYNHLSQPFSELLSILSGSNRSLEFLSFEGNALTGSLNNLTRFSTLRELRLHDNLLNGTFHESFRQISSLEYLDLSNNQMTGSLPDLALFLSLRELHLKSNHFNGTIPQGLGQLFHLESFDAPYNLLKGTISESHLSNLCNLKSLDLSSNPLTWNVSLDWVPCFQLQVIRLSSSNLGPLFPKWRQTQNSYSFLDLSLNSISDTMPSWFPKSPSTLYSLNLSYNQISGKIHDLLANNALMVIDFSYNNFSGPLPRFPKSLHDLYLNKNQFSGSLNAICILRLLHILDLSENLLSGEIPDCWNPMGDLLVLNVANNNISGSIPSSLCSSSSLTSLYVRNNNLSGNFPASLKNCQHLQVLDLGRNSLTGKIPESIWTKLAHLGILSLRFNGFSGSIPPSICQLQSIQILDLSGNHLSGRIPQCFSNFTELQQPSKILGTDDSLITRFIPRSSPDYHNNALVQWKNKESEYRNTLWLLKTIDLSSNELVDDIPRDFSKMIALASLNLSKNNLSGSIIEGIGLMKMLECLDLSGNQLSGKIPVGLANLTFLSVLNLSNNNFSGRIPSSTQLQGFDVSTYGGNVQLCGPPLPECPTFSPPNPHVGYDSTFQENDDVFLSKEFYISMALGFIVAFWGVSGSLLFKDSWRNACEKLKLIFWKNKNIIDI from the exons atggaTACCAAACCACAATACAAACCAATTTATTTGCTACTGATCTGTCTATCAATACTGATCCTGCATCAAAGCTTTGCTTTTGGATCAATTTCAAGAGGGGATCATGCAAAAGTTTTGTGCATAGCAAAGGAGAGGGAAGCTCTTCTCGAGATCAAACGAGGTCTCACAGACGAACAGAATATACTTTCTTCATGGGGAAATGAAGAAGATAATGAGGAATGCTGTTCATGGTGGGGCGTCAAATGCAGTAATACAAGTGGCCATATACGCGCCCTTAATCTTTGTGGTAACAGGGACACGTATTTGACAGGTAAGATTAGTACTTCATTGGTTAAGTTGCAGTATTTGAAGTACTTGGACCTTAGTTCCAATAATTTTAGTGGCCAAATACCAAATTTTATCGGTTACCTCAAAAGACTAGAGTACCTAAATCTCTCATCTAGTGTCAGCCGATTTACTAGTCTAATTCCTCCTAAGTACCTAAATCATTCATCTATGCTCGGCCGAGTAATTGGTGAAATTCCTCTATCTAGATTCAGCCGATTTACTGGTCTAATTCCTCCTCAGCTCCAAAATCTGACACACTTAAGGGCGCTTGATCTTGGTGGCAATCTTTTAACAGTCAAGAGCCTTGAGTGGCTTCCTCATCTAGTGTATTTGGAGTACTTAGATCTAAGTAAATCAAATGTGCAAGCTAAAAACTGGTTGAAAGAGATAAGCAAGCTCCCTAATTTGAGGGAATTGCATTTGTCTTCCTGTGAACTCCCCATATTCATTCCTTCATCAGTTGTCCTAGCCAATATTTCCTCCTCTCGTCTTTCCATCCTTGACATCTCCGATAATGAATATTCGTCTCCTGCAACGTATAGTTGGTTGTTTAACTTCACTAGTCTTACTAGCCTAGATCTTTCATACAATGACTTAGGTCAACTTGCTAGCGGGTTTGGGTACATGAAATCTTTGGAACATCTTAAATTTTCTGGCCGTCATTTTTTGGGATTACATATTGGAGTTGGTATTGAAGGCAGGATACCAGAATCTTTTGGGAATTTGAGACATTTATGCTCTCTTGATGCAACATACAATCACTTAAGTCAACCATTTTCTGAGTTGCTTAGTATCTTATCAGGA AGTAATAGATCGCTTGAATTTTTGTCCTTTGAGGGAAATGCACTCACTGGTTCATTGAATAATCTTACTAGATTTTCAACCTTGAGGGAGTTGAGGCTACACGACAATTTGTTAAATGGCACTTTCCATGAAAGCTTTAGACAAATCTCCAGTCTTGAATATCTAGATTTGTCTAATAACCAAATGACAGGGTCATTACCAGACTTGGCATTATTTCTATCATTGAGAGAGTTGCATCTAAAGTCTAATCACTTCAATGGAACGATACCACAAGGTTTAGGGCAACTTTTCCACCTTGAAAGTTTCGATGCTCCTTATAATTTGTTAAAAGGTACAATCTCTGAATCCCATCTTTCCAACCTTTGCAACTTGAAAAGTTTAGACTTGTCTTCCAACCCCTTGACTTGGAATGTTAGCCTTGATTGGGTTCCATGTTTTCAACTACAGGTTATTAGACTTTCATCTAGTAATCTTGGGCCTCTTTTTCCAAAATGGCGTCAAACTCAGAATAGCTACTCATTTCTGGATCTCTCTCTTAATAGTATCTCGGACACAATGCCTAGTTGGTTTCCAAAGTCGCCTTCCACGTTATATTCTTTGAATCTCTCTTACAACCAAATCAGTGGAAAGATACATGATTTATTAGCTAATAATGCTCTTATGGTCATAGATTTCAGTTATAACAACTTTTCTGGGCCCTTACCAAGATTTCCTAAATCGCTACATGACTTATATCTCAACAAAAATCAGTTTTCTGGATCACTCAACGCCATATGTATACTTCGTTTACTCCATATCCTTGACTTGTCAGAAAATCTCTTGTCTGGAGAAATTCCTGATTGTTGGAACCCCATGGGTGATCTTTTGGTCCTTAATGTGGCCAATAACAATATATCTGGAAGCATTCCATCCTCTCTCTGTTCTTCATCCTCTTTAACCTCTCTATATGTGCGTAACAACAATTTAAGTGGAAATTTTCCTGCATCTTTGAAGAATTGCCAACATCTACAAGTCTTGGATTTGGGAAGAAATTCATTGACTGGAAAAATCCCAGAATCGATATGGACTAAGTTAGCTCATTTGGGCATTCTGAGCCTTCGATTCAACGGATTCTCTGGGAGCATTCCGCCGAGTATATGTCAGCTTCAATCTATTCAAATACTGGACCTTTCTGGAAACCATCTATCAGGAAGAATTCCCCAATGCTTCAGCAATTTCACCGAACTGCAACAACCGTCGAAAATACTGGGGACGGATGATTCGCTTATCACAAGATTTATTCCAAGGAGCAGCCCGGATTACCACAACAATGCATTAGTTCAATGGAAAAACAAGGAGTCAGAATACCGTAATACCTTGTGGCTTTTGAAGACCATCGATCTTTCTAGCAACGAACTAGTTGATGACATCCCCAGAGATTTTAGCAAAATGATTGCACTGGCATCATTGAACCTATCAAAAAACAATTTGTCAGGAAGTATCATTGAAGGAATCGGTTTGATGAAGATGTTGGAGTGTCTAGACTTGTCAGGGAATCAGCTCTCAGGGAAGATCCCAGTAGGACTTGCTAACTTGACATTTCTTAGCGTGTTAAATTTGTCAAACAACAACTTCTCTGGGAGAATACCATCGAGCACTCAATTGCAAGGCTTTGATGTCTCAACATATGGTGGAAATGTTCAGCTATGTGGCCCTCCTCTTCCAGAGTGTCCTACATTTTCTCCACCAAATCCTCATGTTGGTTATGACAGtacttttcaagaaaatgatgatGTGTTTCTTTCTAAAGAGTTTTACATATCGATGGCGTTGGGTTTCATTGTTGCATTTTGGGGAGTGTCAGGCTCTTTATTGTTCAAAGATTCATGGAGGAATGCctgtgaaaaattaaagttaattttttggaagaacaaaaatatcatagatatttaa